In Ornithodoros turicata isolate Travis chromosome 1, ASM3712646v1, whole genome shotgun sequence, the DNA window GCTGCTTGCTTGTTTGAGTTTGCAGGGATACCTGTTTTCAATCAGAGGGATTGAGTAAACCTGTATTAAATTCAACATGTTTCTATGCCACCCACGGCTGCACTCTATAGCACCTAGTGCTATTACCCCGGCAGCAAGCTGACCTCCTAAACACTTAAACATTGTCACCAAAACCCACTGGTGGCTTAGTTGGAACACAAAGTTTGCAATGTGTCGTCACCACGGACAATATTCCACACCCCAGGGTCCACGGTcattttgagaaaatgtaatgATGACATTAACATCATCATCTGAATCTGTCTTGTTACAATAAAGAGTGAGACATACGTTCAATTTTCCCCTGTGCTTTGTAGAGCTCCAAGTCATTGCGAAACACTTCATCAAAAGTCTGCTGTCTTTCCTGCAAAATGTGCCGCTCATGCTCTTCCACCTGTTGAAGTCTCAGCTGATGGTCCTCTTCTAGTTTATCTTTGCAAAAGAGGCATCGCACTTATCTGTTAAACTGTACCACAAAAACGGAGTACAACTTTGTCTTTTATTTCATCCCCCCAAAatcagttttttcttttttcaagcaAGGCTTCAGAAAAGAATAAGACATTGCCTAAGGAGCTGGTTTTTGTTTTTGATTAGAGGTGCCCATTGCTTTGTAGGTCACCACTGAGATTTTGTGCCCACATTATAAAGACAATCGTGCATTTCTGTCACATTCAAAATTCCACATGTGCAACATAAGAGTAACAAGGTCCATCCCAAATTTCCACACTCAATTTTCCTCTTTCTCCACAGCAGCCAGGAGCAGTTCATAATCATGACAGTTATTGTGATGTTCAAAAGACCCCAAATATCTGTTCTTTCTCACATGGAGAATCATCTGCAAGGGTTTGTGTTATTGGTAGTGCCAATATTAGTGCCACACTAACAAAAAAGCACTATTACATACAGGCTGTTCATTTATATtgtttacagatttttttataaGAAAGCTACGataaataattgggtgtttacgtcgtgagacaactgagATTAAAAATTTACgagaacagcatagatgtcgtttttgcagttgagttatacggccaggcagacatcctctcgaagcAAGTATGCAattacaagatgactaattacctaaaattaattaactcttcAATTAGAGTACCATCTcgaatcatctccatcgctgcAAATcatgtggccctctgacgtgaaatgagctcTGTGTACCTGTATTCTCAGTCACCACGGTTTCGGTtaatttgcatatcaaaattcggggatggatatgtTAACTCACATGCGTGTTTGAgtattttttaaacgtggaatggctttcaacggggatagtctctcattctgctatctcgcttttgcacgaaataTCTTAACTAGAGTTAATTCATGAATTTAGGTAATCAGTCGTCTTATAGTTGCGTACTTTCTCTGagaggatgtctgcctggccatataactcaagtgcaaaaacaacatctatgctgttctcatagttttttttgtAGCAAAAATCTGTAAAGCACAAAAATAAACACCATGTACGGTAGGTCGTGGTTCCGAGAAATCCTGGTGTGGCTATGTCGCTACATACAGTGCGCGGTCAATCCAATCCCAGAAAAGAGCCTTGGATTTCAGCGCCGTGCATCGTACGAAACATTCACAGATGGCATTCCGTTGGAGATGGAAGCCCAGATGACACTGGGGGAGTAAGCGCTTGACCCACGCCTGTCGTGGGGCAAAATTTGCTTACTCAATGAAATTTGCCGTATGTGATATTCCTTTCTTCCCATCATGTTGCATTTAAGGACCTAACAGACCACAATTAGCACAATTGCTTATTGTTACTGGGTCTTATTTCAGAAGCTGCAAAGAGGGTAAAATCAGGTAAAATGCTGAGTGCCTTTATTTAATGTGCAGTGCTTAGCATTCTCCAGTGCTCATATTGGTGGATAAATTTGCACTTTGGCAAGTTTGTGGtttttttcaggttttaccCAAAGTGAGGATGTTGCAAATCGGGGGTAACAATGGGTTTTACCGGGTAGCCCTAAAGCACAGGGCTCTAATTACGCAGCCTTGGAAACCACCAAGTGTTCACAGGCCACACTTTCATGTGCACAGGTTTAATGAACTAACTGTGGAACACACATCGTGTCTTCACTTGTGAGATTGGTTTGGGATATGAATTTACCTCTTAGTTCCTCAAAGTGAGCCATCTTTTTCTCTTTGTAGAGAGCCAGCTTAAACCTTTCATCCAGCTGCCTCTCTTGCAAGGCTTGTGTTTCTATGATGTCTTCTAATCCTACAAGATGCAGTTCTACTTCTTCAAAAAGTCCTTCTAGTTCACCTGCAAACAAATGGCTAATTGTTTAAAATTTTCCACTATAACTGCGCAGCTCCACAGAATTAAAAGTGACTTGTATTCTATTTCTGTTTTACTCGAGTGAAAGACATAATTCTGTGTGATGTTTTCAGCAAAATGGGGGCATAAGATAATATTCCAATGTTTTTCTCGTTCCATTTTGATCTCATTACCActgttaaaggagcacagagggctgcccaaaatattttcagtttaagCCGGTTGGAAAAAGTGTGTGCGCCAATTTGCCCatagcacgaaaggttttgatgtgtgcaattttttCCCAGAAACAAACTCTCACAAGAATAGCGGCGCGTGTGAATTCTCGACTCGCCCCTTGGgtgaaacgaggaggagaagcatGATGTGCACATGACTGATGACGAATAGTGCCAGCGCGTTCTGGCCAATCGGGGTCAGCACCTGTCCCTTTCTTTCTATCTTGTTGTCGGTAAACCAGATGCACTTAGCCAGCGTCTGTGATAGTGACTGTGCGGCCTTTTGTAGTCGGTAAATCTGTTCCCTTGGGGGCCCCCCAAGGGAACGAAAGGGTGACCGTGACAGAGGATTTCGTTGTCCCGCTGGAATTTCCCTGTGTGCAAAGCTTCTTCAGAGCCCTCaacagctgactagcagacgacatttctctgaaccagTCAGCGAGCTGCGTCAGTTTCATGTCAGCGCAAGGTGAAAGGCTGGTGCTGCCCTCCACCACTGTCGTCCATGGTCACTTTTTGTGGCTCACTTTAAATTctatttctgcgataattacgaCTCCGTGGGGTAAATTATTTCACATGGTGCATTTTACTAGCCTGCTTAACTGTTTTACAGAgagaaaacagggtgttgaaAATGACTTCTATGCTACTTTAAAGGAAATGAATAATGTATTCATTACCAATGGTCTTCATCAGATCTTGCACATTTTGTTGAAGTTTTGGTAGTTGTCCTAGTTGCTGATTTAGTTGCTGCATCCACGACAACTGCTGATGGAACTGGCAGTGCATGGTGTCAATGAGAGTATCCACCTCCTAAATTTCCAGAAAATGACAGGCACGGATATTCTCAGAAATGCAAAAGTGCACTATGTGGTAGGAAGCAATTGACACTTACTTCTGCTTTCTTGGCGTTTTCTTCGTTGCCATTATGAATTTCTTCCCAAGTTGACTGGTAGCTGAAAGGTTAACATTTATGATATGAAAATAATGTCTGCTTCCCTCTGTGAAGCTAGAATGGGAACTAACTTACTAATGGAGTAGCTCTGCTCCAGCATTTGTGAGACGCCTTTCATAGTCATGCTCTAACTTGTGcctgacaagaaaaaaaaagtcagaatAGTGATTAGTACCTTCAAGATGAGCACTAAGCAGTCAAAAGATGCATTTTTTTGTGGTAATTTTTTCTCTTTTAACACATTGGCATCTTTCAGACAAGACATAACAAGCAAGTGACATACATACTTTTGGGCAGAGGCCTCTCCTAGCGTGAAATTTCGCAGACTGCAATAAAACAGTTATAGCAATAAGCAAGTGCTGCACACCAACAGCTTGTGTGCTAGAGTGGGAAATGAGAATGACCTTGGTCTCTAGATTCATTCAAAGATTACTTTTTTGCTGTTATGTGTCTTACACAGCTGGTGATGTATCATTGGTGGTTTAGGAATTTCTTCGTTTTCATTTTCGTGATTCTCTGTTACTATCGAAAGCAGAGCAAAACTTTTAATGAAAGTTAAACAAGTACAAAAAAGTACAAGTACAGTTGAAAATATCGCTAACCAGTTACTCCTCTGTGAGACACTAGTTAGCTAGATCTAATTGTGCTATGTATATCCAACTACCCACAtcttttaccccccccccccctcccctgtcccccactccttcctgctgtcctctctccatctgtccacatctgtacgccgctcataaccacagttgcttcgcagcgctaacgcggaattaaaaaaaaaaacatcttttACCATCTGGTGTATTTCATAGATATTTTTTGCAAAATGTAAGAAATACAGCTAGAAATAGAGCTAACTCTTGATTTGTTTCTTCAGACTGATTCTATCATTATTATGGAAACATGTGCCATTTTAAAGAGGACCTAGAAACTTGAATGCTGAGCCTGAATCAACATAAAATTAGGACAAACATAACACCTGTAGCATTGCCAATGTATAAGCAACGAAGCTGGGTGCCTGGACTTGTTTTAGGCATTGTTGTTCATGATGGGTTGTTGGGCATTGTGCATTGTCCTTAATTGTTGATTTAGTCCATACATTTACATTCCTATCTAAAACTGATGCACACCACAGTTCCTGTGTCTGCATGAGTGTGAACAGAAAAATTGTCTTGTGCCACAAAGTGCTGCATTCCATTTGCCTGCAGGCAGCAAAAAGCTGGAACTTTGTGCATATATAGCAAACAAACCAAAAAGTCTGAGCAGTGCTTTGGTTATACCCGACAAGTCATCATATGTAGAACACTTACTTGCATCAGTAAACAACAGTGCGATTAATGCAAATTAGATATTTTATATTAGTAAATGTGGTATATGTGTTACTTATGATTGTTTTATGGTACCTAATGATGCTAATTCCAACTTTTCACGCTGCCAATACGCTTTGCATTGGCGTTCATCATGACAGATCGCCTAGAAGGGCGTTCGACCATGGGCACTTTTGAATTTCAGACAATCTAACACAGCCATATGTGATATAACTATCGGTTACTTGTACAATTCAAGTATGTGGAACACTGTTGCTGATCATCAGGGATCATAGCTTTCCGCACAAAAATATCCAAATTTTTCATTTTTCCATGACAAAAATTACACATAATACTGGTCCCACATCAGCATAATAATCTCGCCCTGTCTCACATCACGATGCGAATGGTAACACTGAAACATTACACACGCATCTCCTGCAATAAAACTGAGCTCCTAGCTTGTCACTACTGTTATTTTCGGGCTACACATACCCAGTTACTTGCACCACCAAGTAACACGCATCCCCATGAAGCAGAAAAATTTTGAAACGTAACCTCTCCACAATACAAAATTGTTAAAGCAGAAGTATAACAACCCGGCTACAATTTCCTCTTTGAAGCGCTGGCATTGGGAGCAGAACCAAATTCCTAATTTACAGAACCTCTGCTCTATGTCAGCCAACTTGAAAACTG includes these proteins:
- the LOC135377726 gene encoding dysbindin protein homolog isoform X2; the encoded protein is MLENLREKFYSVQQDLTESLRNFTLGEASAQKHKLEHDYERRLTNAGAELLHYYQSTWEEIHNGNEENAKKAEEVDTLIDTMHCQFHQQLSWMQQLNQQLGQLPKLQQNVQDLMKTIGELEGLFEEVELHLVGLEDIIETQALQERQLDERFKLALYKEKKMAHFEELRDKLEEDHQLRLQQVEEHERHILQERQQTFDEVFRNDLELYKAQGKIERIPANSNKQAALEEIDLEGDEQAQAALNEFLEDTDPPLSAV
- the LOC135377726 gene encoding dysbindin protein homolog isoform X1, encoding MLENLREKFYSVQQDLTESLRNFTLGEASAQKHKLEHDYERRLTNAGAELLHYYQSTWEEIHNGNEENAKKAEEVDTLIDTMHCQFHQQLSWMQQLNQQLGQLPKLQQNVQDLMKTIGELEGLFEEVELHLVGLEDIIETQALQERQLDERFKLALYKEKKMAHFEELRDKLEEDHQLRLQQVEEHERHILQERQQTFDEVFRNDLELYKAQGKIERIPANSNKQAALEEIDLEGDEQAQAALNEFLEDTDPPLSADISFPSGDTSESDAAVIDEAGCKPKDTGLCDTAKA